Part of the Calditrichota bacterium genome, AGCATTCCTGCCAGACCAGGTTCAGGTTGTTGATATAGTCCTCATAGGAGTCGTGGAACCCGATCTGGCGTTCGTCGCCATAGTCCTTCAGCTGCCAGTAGGGCGGCGAGGTGATGATGAGGTGCACCGACTCGTCCGGCACTTCGGCCATCTGTCGCGCGTCGCCCAGAATGATGCGATGATGGGTGCGCATCGCAAACTCCCGCAACCCTCTTTGGCCCGCCCCGCGTCCTCTACGGGGAACAACTGCCTTTGCAAATTAAGCAAAACGCGCCGTCAATGTCAACCGCTTTTTTCGCCGCGCTGCCGCGCAGCAAGCACCTGTTCCACCTCGCGCAGCTGCTCCACGCTGTTCACCCCCATACTCTCGGCAAAATCCGGCGTCAACACCGCCGCCACGCGCTCGCCTCGGCTCCGCATGATCTTGACCACATCCGGCAGGTAGTACTCGCCCTGCGCATTGTCGTTGCTCACCAGCGGAATGGTGGCAAACAGCTTCCTGGCGTCGAACACGTAGGTGCCGATATTCACTTCCTGGATGGCGCGCTCCTCGGGCGTGGCGTCTTTCTCCTCCACGATGCGGTCGACAAAGCCATGCTCATCGCGAATGATGCGCCCGTAACCAAATGGGTTTTCTGTGCGCCCCACGAGCAGCGTGGCCGCTGCCCGGGTGCGGCGATGCACCTGGATCAGTTCGCGAATGCGTTCCGGGCTGAGCAGAGGGACGTCGCCGCACAGGACGAGCACGTCGCCGGCAAAGTCGCGCAACAGCGGCTCGGCCTGCGCCACCGCATGGGCAGTGCCGAGCTGTTCCTCCTGCACGGCGAACAACACCCCGGTGCGCCGCAGTACCTCCATCACGCGCTCACGTTGGTGACCCACCACGACGATGATGGGATGCGCGCCTACTGCCCGCGCCTGTTCGATGACGTACATCACCATCGGACGGCCGAGTACCTGGTGCAAGACCTTGGCTAGGTCCGACTTCATCCGCTTCCCTTTGCCGGCCGCCATAATGACCGCCGCCAACGGGCGCGCCTCTTCTTGCCCGACCCCTCCGCTCCTCATCAAACCTCCACTACCACGTTGTCGATCAATCGGGTGCTGCCAATCCACACCGCTAACGCGATCAGCACCTGGCCGCGCAGCTCCTTCACCTCCTCTAACGTGTTGGCGTCCACCACTGCCACGTAATCGATCTTCGCTGAGGGAGCCGTGCGGATGACTGCCTCCATCTCCTCAATTAAGCGCGCCGCACTTCGCTCGCCCGCTGCCACCAATTCTGATGCCCGCTGCAGCGCCTTGGACAAGACCACGGCCTGTCTTCGCTCCTCTGGCGACAGATATGAATTGCGCGAGCTCATGGCCAGCCCATCAGGCTCGCGGACGATAGGCGCCACGACGATCTCCAAGTCGAAGTTGAGATCCTGCGCCATGCGCCTGACCACCAGCGCCTGCTGCGCGTCCTTTTGGCCAAAGACGGCCACGTGCGGCTTGACGATGTTGAAGAGCTTGGCCACCACGGTCGTCACGCCGCGAAAGTGGGTGGGACGGGAGCGCCCGCACAGCACGCCGGTGATCTTTTCCACTTCGACGTAGGTCAGGTAGCCGGCGGGGTACATCTCTTCCACCGATGGGTGAAAAATCACATCGCAGCCGGCCTGCTCAGCAAGGGCCATATCGCGCGGCAGATCGCGCGGGTAGCGCTGGTAGTCCTCATGCGGGGCAAATTGGGTGGGATTGACGAAGATGCTGGTCACCACCACGTCTGCCCGCTCGCGGGCAATACGAATCAGGCTGAGATGCCCCTCATGCAGGTAGCCCATGGTTGGCACCAGGCCGATGAGCTTGCCCTCCTGGCGCCAGCGCTCGGCCTGGAGCTGCATGTCCCGCACCTTTTCCACAAGTTGGATCGCCATGCGCCGCAAGTTCTCCTATTCCTGCTCCCCTGTGTAGCTCTCCTCTATGCTGGGGAACTGCCCCCGCTTGACATCGTCGACATAGCCAGTGCAGGCTTGGCGGATGATGCGCGCCAGCTCCGCATATCGCCGCACATATTTGGGGCGGAACTTTTCAAAGAGCCCAAGCATGTCGTACGTCACCAGGATCTGGCCGTCGCAATGGGGGCCAGCACCGATGCCGATGGTAGGCACGGACACTGCCTCCGTAATGCGCTTTGCTACCTCTAAGGAGACCTTCTCCAGGACAATACCAAAAACACCTGCCTGCTCCAAGGCATGGGCGTCGTCCAAGAGACGTTCAGCCTCTTGCTCCGTGGTGCCCTGCAGCACGTAGCCGCCGAATTTGCGAATGGATTGGGGCGTGAGGCCGAGGTGGCCAAGTACCGGCATTCCCACGACAGTCAGGCGACGAATGGTCTCTGCCATCTCTGCGCCGCCTTCGATCTTGACTGCCTCAGCACCCGCTTCCTGGAAGAAGCGACCGGCGTTGCGCACCGCCTCCTCGATGGTGACCTGATACGAGAGGAAAGGCATGTCCGCCACCAGGAGCGCCTGCTTCACCCCGCGCCGTACGGCCGCCGTGTGGTAAAGCATGGCCTCCATGCTCATGGGCAGAGTCGTCTCGTAGCCGGCCACCACCATCGCCGCGGAATCGCCCACCAGGATGAGGTCGAGGCCTGCCTCGTCTAACAAGGCGCCCATGGTGGCGTCGTAGGCGGTGAGGGCAGCGATCTTCTCCCCGCGCCGCTTCATCTCGATCAGGAGAGGGACGGTCACCTTCTTGCGTTCTGCCATGAGGCTTATCTTCTCCTGGTGTGAATAACGCCGCCGCCGAGCACCAGGTCACCATCATAGAGCACCACCGACTGCCCTGGCGTGACGGCGCGCTGTGGTTTCCCAAAGCGCAAGATCAGGCGCTCCTTGTCTGCGTACTCGACGGTCGCCGCAAATCCCGTATCCTTGTAGCGAATCTTGGCGGTTACCACCCGACCCGCCTCCGGGCACTCAACAGAGACCCAGTTCACCGGTGTTGCCTCCAAGCCGGTGGACAGCAACTCTTCGGCGGTACCCACCTGCAGGCGGTTCTGCGCCGGATCGATATCCACGACGTAGACGGGACGTCCGACAGCCACTCCCACGCCTTTGCGCTGGCCTATGGTGTAGAACGGGTAACCCCGGTGCTCTCCAAGGACCCTGCCCACGCTGTCCACCACCTCGCCCGGAGCCACGCGCTTGCCCAGCCGCCCTGCCCACTCATTCACAAAGTCGCCGTAATGGCCTTCCGGCACAAAACAGACCTCTTGGCTCTCTGGCCGATCGGCAGTGGGCAATCCCCACGAGGCGGCCAGTTGCCGCACCTCCTTCTTGCGCATTCCGCCCAAGGGAAAGAGCGTGTGGGCCAACTGGTGCTGCGTCAGTCCCCAAAGGGCATAGGACTGGTCCTTGTGGCTGTCAAGCCCTTTGCGGAGCACAAAGCGCCCTGCCTCCGAGGAAAAAGCAAGGCGCGCGTAATGTCCGGTGGCCAGGTGGGTGGCGCCCAGGCTCATTGCCACCTGGAGGAGCTCCCCCCACTTGATGCGCGCGTTGCACAATACGCAAGGGTTCGGCGTGCGGCCGCGCAGGTACTCCTCCACGAAGTTCACCACCACCTCGTGCTCGAACTCCCGCCGCAGGTCGATGATGTAATGGCGAATACCAAGCTTCTCACACACCGCTTGTGCGTCGCGCACTGCTTCCGACGCACAGCAACTGTGCGGCTGCGGCGACGGCCCTTCCCACAGGCGCATGGTCAACCCTTTGACGGTGTACCCTTGCTGCTTGAGCAGGGCTGCCGCCACCGAGCTGTCCACGCCGCCGCTCATGGCCACTGCCACCACCCCCTGGTCTTTGTCCACAGATACGGTCTTCATCAGTCGGGTATGCCCCCCTTTTGCCTTGCCAGTCACAACAAAAAAATCCGCTCCCCGATGCGGGACACGGATCGCTCAGATGCTGACCAACGCAGGCAGCTATCGGGCTCCGAATGGGTCAAAACGCTCCGCTGAAGGTGAACCGATTTTGGCTACCCACTTCTCCCATGGACGAGAAGGAATAGTCGAACCGATACGATCGCCATGTGATCCCGAAACCGAGCGATATGCCCGCCAGATAGTCCTTGTTGCTGCCCACATCCATATCGGAGCCGATGGAATCGTACCCCCACCGCAGGAAGAAGCCTTCGCCCACCGTGAACTCGCCGCCAATGGTCCACTGCCAGACGTCGTCCGGGTACTTGTACGTCGTGACGCCCAAAAGCAAAGGCAGATGCTCCAGCCGCTTCATCAGCCCCAGCCGATAAGCCACGGGGAGCCGGTCTTTTTCCTCCGCAAAGGGCGAAAGCACAGCGCCCACATTTGCCACCCCAGCGGCCACATCCAAGTCATGGACAGGCGTGTGATACAGCACACCGGCGTCAGCCACCAGCGCACTGGAACGGTAGTGGTCGATGGACGCATAGACCAGCTTGACCCCGGCCCCGAGGAGCAAGGTCGGCAGGACCTTGTAGGCCGCAGCGGCGGCTAACGACAATCCGCCAGCGCCGAACTCCCCCTGCTCCTGCCCTAACTCGTCCCGCCGCTTAAAGGTGCCATAGTTGATGTAATTCACGCCGACGGCCCCAACGGTCCGTGCTGCCACCGGCTGCGCGTAGGCCACAAACCCGGAGTGAAAATCGAGCACGTGCTTCAAATAGGTGAGGGTCGCGCTGCGGCTACTAATTTCCGCCAGCCCTGCCGGGTTGTAGAAAAGGCAGTGGACGTCGCCAGGTACGGCCACGAAGGTCCCCCCCATGGCGCTGGGCCGTGCCCCCACGTGGGTGCGCAGGAACTGGTAGCCCGCGGTCCCGGGAGAGGCGCCGTGCGCCACCGCACTCACCAAGAGGGCAACAAGCAGTGCGGAGATTGAAAGACGCTTGCTACGCATACCTCCACCTCAAGACGCGACGGGCGGCCACCGGCACATCCCTGCGAATGCTCAGGAGAGCCACCTGTCGGAATCGAACCGACGACCTGCTCATTACGAGTGAGCCGCTCTACCAGCTGAGCTAAGGTGGCAAGGTCGGCATTTGCCGCTGGCGCCAGTAATGTAGCAATTTGCCGCTTGTGAATCAAGCGAAAATGTGATGCGGAGTGGGGTGGCCAGGCAACGACAAGCCTTCGCGCCGCAGGCCCGTCGCCTGCCTCCCTGCAGGGAGCGGGGTTAGTCTGCAGCCCTCTGGAATACCGACTTGCATCCCTGCCATTTTCCCGGGATCCAGCGGGTTCTTCGAGGCGCAGTCGACAAGCGTCTTTTCGGCAGCGGACGGCCGATCGCCCTGGCCGGCACTGTGGCGCTTGCCCGCTTAAGGTCCGTTCTCCCGAGCGGTTCCAACTTCTCAGCATGGCCTACCCCCGATGTCCCTGTCCTGCGCGAAGACAGGCTTTGAAGCACAAACCCCTTGCATTTGCGCAAAAGTTTTATAGTTTTTCAAGCCAAGAGGAGGGAAGCGCGATGCGGGTAACGCTCTCGATAGCCTTAAGCAGCTTCCTCGTCACAGGTGCCAGCGCGCAGCAGGTGAGCTACGTGACCACCATCCAGCCCTTTCGCTTCATCCTCCAGGAGGTTGTCGGCGAGCGGGCGCAGGTGCGGGCTCTGTTGCCCCCAGGGGCGTCTCCGCACACACACCACCTTCGCCCCTCCGACATCCGCGCGGCACAAGAGGCAACAGCCCTGTTCAGCGGTGGGCATGGCCTGGACGACTGGGCGGATGAATTGCCCTGTCCCCACAAGTTTACCTTGCTCGATCTGGTACCCAAGGATTCGCTCCTCCAGCTGGGCACGCCCGGGAACACCAAGCCGGCGCCACATGCACACTCCCACCAGGGCGTGGATCCGCACTTTTGGACCGATCCCCTGCTGGTGCGCGCCATGCTCCCGGCGCTGGTCGATTCCCTATGCAAGGTGGACGCAGCCGGGTGCGTTGTCTACCGCCGCAACGCTGCTATATTTGCCCGGCAGCTGGACAGTTTGACCACGGCAATCGCTGCGGAGCTGAGGAAGGCGCGGGGGTCGCGGGTGATCTTGGCGCACCCGTTCTTCAATTATTTCCTCCGCCGCTTCGGCATCGAAGTGGTGGGCACAGTGGAATTCGCTGCCGGCAGTGAGCCGAGCGCCCGGGACCTCCAACGCTTGACACTCGCCGTGCGTACCGCCGGCGCAAAGGCCATCTTCACCCATCCCCAGCTTCCGGACCGCCCTGCGCGCGTGGTAGCAGAGGCAGCCGGCATTCCCATCTTCCAGCTCGACCCTCTCGGGGGTGTGGAAGGAAGGACCTCCTACGCACAGTTGTTGTGGTACAATGCGCGCATCTTGGCACAGGTGCTGCAATGAGCAGGATGGCGGTCGAAGTAAACAACCTCAGCGTGCGCTTCGGTGAGCACGTGGCCCTGTCGGGTGTGAACCTGGCCATACCGGAAAATGCATTTGTGGCCATAGTCGGGCCCAATGGCGGCGGCAAGTCGACATTCTTGAAGGTACTGCTCGGGCTCCTGCCTCCGACCAGCGGCTCGGTGCGCATCTGGGGCCGGGCACCAGATGAGGTGTCTCCTGAGCTGATCGGCTATGTGCCGCAAGTGAAAACCATGGATCGCTCTTTTCCGGCATTGAGCATCGAGCTGGTGATGACCGGTGTCACCAGGCGTTGGCCGTGGTCGTCTCGGCGGCAGGCGCGCGAGGAAGCCATGGCGGCGCTTGCCCGCGTGGGCGCCGCGCATTTGGCACAGCGTCCCTTGGCCAAGCTCTCAGGAGGAGAGCTGCAGCGGGTCTGCCTGGCCCGGAGCATGGTGCGTCGTCCCAAGCTGGTGATGCTCGACGAGCCCGCCACCGGCATCGACGCCATCGGCGAAGCCGACATGTACCACATGCTTGAGGCGTACCAAGAGGAATCCGGTGCGACACTGCTCATGGTCACCCATGACTGGCACGCGGCTACTCACCATGCGGACTTGGTGTTGCTTCTCAATCGCGTCCAAATCAGTTTTGGGCCGCCGCGGGAGGCGCTGCACGAGGACAATCTGCGCGCCGCCTTTGGCCACGTCGGCCATGCGCACGAACTGAAGTTTCTCATGGACTCCCATGGCTGAGCTCTTCTCCCTCCCTTTCATGCAGAGAGCGCTTGTAGGGGGAGTGCTGGTGGGCTTTCTTGCCAGCTACTACGGCGTCTTTGTGGTGCAACGGGGGCTGAGCTTCCTGGGCAGTGGCTTGGCGCACGCGGCCTTCGGCGGGGTGGCCCTCGGCCTTCTGCTGAACACTGAGCCCCTCTGGGTGGCAGTCCCGTTCACGTTGCTCGTGGCCTTGGGCATCGCATGGGTGCACAATCGCACCAAGTTGGGCGGCGACACCGCAGTAGGGATCTTCTTTTCCGTGGCAATGGCCCTTGGCGTGCTCTTCCTTTTTCTGCGCAGGCAGTACACGGCCGACGCCTTCACCTACCTCTTTGGCTCCATCCTCGCCGTGAGCAACGCAGACCTCTGGCTGACTGGCGGGGTGTTAGTTCTCACCTTGGTAGCACTGCCGCTTTGGCGGCGTTGGTCCTATGCCTCGTTCGACCGCGAGCTGGCGCAAGCGGACCGCCTCCCTGTGGCAAGAGACGACTACCTCCTCATCCTGCTCATTGCCGTGACTGTGGTTGTGGCCATCAAGGTGGTGGGCATCGTGCTCATCGCGGCGTTTCTTGTTGTGCCCGCCGCAGCGGCGCGCCTGCTCGCCCGCACATTCCGCCAGATGACACTCCTTTCGGTTGCCATCGGCATGAGTAGTGCCGTGGTCGGCCTGATTGTGTCCTACTTCCTGGACGTTCCGAGTGGCCCCACCATCATCCTCGTGCAGGCGCTCGTCTTCTTCATTGCCGTGGCGGCAACATCCTTTCTCTTGCGCCGGTGAGCGTGCGTGGCGCAGTAGAAGAATCCGCCCCCCCTGAAAAAGTGCTGTTTCCTTTTGCTATTTTTTCTTATCTTTACTACCCCTTATCGACAACACCAGGCCATTTCGCGGAGGTGCTCGGAAAAGCATGGACGACACCGGTTTTTTGCATGACGAACGCACGCAGTGGGAGCAGAAGGTCCTCAACAAGGTGCTGCAATCTCACCCAGAGCGCAAGGCATCGTTTTCTACAGGCTCGTGGCTTCCGGTTGACCGCCTCTACCTGCCAACGCCATTGACGCCGGAGGAGTACCAGGAGAAATTAGGTTTTCCAGGCCAGTACCCTTTCACGCGCGGCGTGCAGCCAACCATGTATCGCGGCAGGCTGTGGACGATGCGCCAGTACGCCGGCTTCGGCACTGCCGAGGAGTCCAACGCCAGGTACAAGTACCTGCTGAGCCAGGGGCAGACAGGCCTTTCGGTGGCCTTTGACCTCCCCACGCAGATCGGCTACGACTCCGACGATCCTCGAGCCCGGGGCGAAGTAGGCAAAGTCGGCGTCGCCATCGATACGCTGCGGGACATGGAGATCCTGTTCGACGGCATACCTTTGGACAAGGTATCCACCTCCATGACCATCAACGCCCCGGCTTGTGTGTTGTTGGCCTTTTACATCGTCGTGGCGGAAAAACAGGGCGTGCCGCCTTCGCAGCTGGAGGGCACCATCCAGAACGACATCCTCAAGGAGTACGTGGCCCGCGGCACCTACATCTTTCCGCCGAAGCATTCTCTGCGGCTGATTACGAACATCTTCGAGTACTGCGCGCGCGAGGTGCCCAAGTGGAACACGATCAGCATTTCCGGCTACCACATTCGCGAGGCTGGGGCGACGGCAGTGCAGGAGGTGGCCTTTACCCTGGCCAACGGCATCGCCTACGTGCAGGCAGCGCTCGATGCAGGACTGGATGTGGACCGTTTTGCCGGGCGCCTCTCCTTTTTCTTCAATGCCTACAATGACCTTTTCGAGGAGGTAGCCAAGTTCCGGGCGGCGCGCCGCATCTGGGCGAAGATCATGAAAGAACGGTTCGGCGCCAAGGACCCCAGATCGATGATGCTGCGCTTCCACACGCAGACAGGGGGTAGCACCCTGACCGCACAGCAGCCGGACAACAACGTGGTGCGCGTGACCATCCAGACTTTGGCTGCAGTGCTTGGCGGCACGCAAAGTCTGCACACCAACTCGCGGGACGAGGCGTTGAGCCTGCCCACCGAGGAGTCCGTGCGCATCGCCTTGCGCACGCAGCAGATCGTCGCCCACGAATCTGGTGTGACCAATACGGTCGACCCGCTGGCGGGGTCCTACTACGTGGAAGCTCTCACCGACGCCATCGAGAGCGAGGTATGGAAGTACCTGGACGAGATCGACAAGATGGGCGGCATGGTGGCTGCCATAGAGAAGGGCTACGTCCAGCGTGAGATTCAGGATGCAGCCTATCGCTACCAACGCGAAGTGGAAAAAGGCGAGCGGATTGTAGTGGGCGTCAACGCCTACGTCATCGACGAGCCCCCGCCGAAGAACATCCTGCGCGTGGACCCCAACCTGCACCAGGTCCAGGTCAACAAGCTGGCCGAGGTGAAGGCACAACGCGACAACGAGGCGGTGCGGCTCAAGTTAGCCGCCTTGCGCGAGGCAGCCCGCCAACCCGATGTCAATGTGATGCCTTTTGTGCTGGATGCCGCCCGCGCCTATGCCACCCTGGGCGAGATCTGCAACGTGTTCAGGCAGGAGTTCGGCGAATACCAGGAAACCGTGGTGCTCTGAGGAACTTGAGATGGCGAAGAAGAGAATTCGCATACTCATTGCCAAACCCGGATTGGACGGCCACGACCGGGGCGCCAAGTACGTGGCCCGCGCCTTGAAGGACGCCGGCTACGAGGTCATCTACACAGGGATCCGCCAATCGCCTGAAGCCATAGCCAACGCGGCCATCCAGGAGGATGTGGATTTTGTGGGGCTCAGCCTCCTTTCGGGGGCGCACAACGAGCTCTTCCCGGAGGTGGTGAGACTGCTTCGCGAGCGCGGTGGCGAGCAGATCGTCGTGTTTGGCGGGGGGATCATCCCCCAAGATGACATCCCCTTCCTCCGGGCGCAAGGCGTGGAGGCGATCTTCACCCCCGGCACACCCATGTCCAAAGTCATCGAATTCATTGAGAGCAACCGGGCACGGGTCGAGAACAGATGAACTTAGCGGACCGGGTGTTGGCGGGCGAAACCGTGGCCGTCGCTCGGGCGATGAGCTGGATCGAGAACGACCATCCCGACAAAGAGTCGCTCATCGACGCCCTCAGCCTGCACTGTGGCCGCGCCTTGGTGCTGGGCATCACTGGGCCGCCGGGTTCGGGTAAGAGCAGCCTGGTGGACCGTCTTATCTGGCAGGAACGGGCCCAGGGCAGGCGCGTGGGGGTCATCGCCGTGGACCCCAGCTCGCCATTCTCTGGGGGGGCCATCCTTGGCGACCGCCTCCGCATGCAGAACCACGCCACCGACAACGGCGTGTTCATCCGCTCCATGGCCTCCCGCGGCCATCTGGGTGGCGTGGCCGGCGCCACCGCCGACGCCATCAAGGTTTTGGATGCCGCCGGTTTCGACCGCGTGCTGGTGGAGACGATGGGCGTTGGCCAGAGCGAAATCGAGGTCATGGAGCTGGCCGACATCGTGGTTCTCGTCTTAGTGCCTGGGCTTGGCGACGAGATCCAGGCGCTCAAGGCCGGCATCATGGAAATCGGCGACATCTTTGTCGTGAACAAGAGCGACAAGCCGGAAGCGGCCAAGGTGCGCGCGCAGGTGGAGTACGTGCTAGGCCTGGCGCAGGAGCGGGCACAGCCGCCGCGCCCCATCGTGATGACCTCTGCCCTCAACGGCCAGGGCATCGACGAGCTGGTGGCGGCGCTGGCCGATTACCATGCCACCCTTGTGGCAAATGGGACCCTGGCGCAACGCCGCCGGGAGCGCATAGCGCGCGAATTGCAGCGCATCGTCGCCGCAAAAGTGCAGGAGAAAGCAAACGCCGTTCTCGACCTCGAGGGGCGCTTGGACGCTTGGGTGCAATGCGTCGCGGAGCGGCGCTGTGGCCCCTACGCCCTCGTGCGCGAAGGTCTTCAGGAATTCTGGCAGGAGCACAGACGACCATGATTAAGCAGATTGCCCACATCGGCATTGCCGTTCGCTCGTTGGCTGACCACCTTACCTTCTACCGCGATGTGCTGGGACTCCCATTGCAGGCCATGGAAGAAGTGCCGGAGCAAAAAGTGCGGGTCGCCATGTTCAAAGTAGGCGAGGCCACCATCGAGCTATTGGAGCCGCTGAGCCCGGACAGTCCCATCGCCTCATTCTTGGAAAAACGCGGCGAGGGCCTGCACCATGTGGCCTATGAAAGCGACGACATCGTCGCCGAAATCGCCCATTTGCAGCAACACGGGGTGCGCATGCTGGACCAGGTCCCGCGACGTGGGGCCCACGACACAGAGATCGCCTTCATCCACCCCAGTTCGTCAGGCAAGGTGCTGACCGAAATCTGCCAGCACCGGGGAGAAAGTCATGAGCATTGAGCGCAAGATACTCGAACTGAAGCAGAAGCAAGAGATCGCCCGCCTGGGTGGGGGCATCGAGTCCATCGAGAAGCAGCATGCCAAAGGCAAGCTGACCGCCCGCGAGCGCATCAGTCTGCTCCTGGACAAGAACAGCTTCGAAGAGCTGGACATGTTCCGCACCTCCACCACCAGCCAGGTAGGCCTGGGGGATAAGCAGGTTTTTGGTGACGGCATCATCACCGGCTACGGCAGCATCTTCGGCCGCCTGGTGTTCGTCTACTCCTTCGACTTTACCGTGTACGGCGGCTCGTTGTCGCAAGTGGTGGCTGAAAAGGTGGTCAAGGTTATGGACATGGCCGCCAAGGTGGGAGCACCCATTATCGGCATCAACGACTCGGGTGGCGCCCGCATCCAGGAGGGGGTGGACGCCCTTGCCGGCTACACCGACATCTTCCTGCGCAACGTGCTCTACTCCGGCGTGATCCCGCAGATAAGCGCAGTGGTTGGTCCGGCCGCAGGGGGGGCAGTTTACTCGCCCGCGCTCACCGACTTTATCTTCATGGTGCGGCGCACGTCGTTCATGTTCCTCACCGGCCCGAAGGTGGTCAAGCAGGTGACGCACGAAGAAGTCTCGGCCGACGAGCTGGGGGGCGCCGACGTGCATGCCACCAAGAGCGGCATCACCCACTTTACCTTTGACAACGAACACAGCCTGTTCGAGGGCATCCGTACCCTGTTGCGGTACCTGCCGCAGAACAACATGGAGGAGCCGGTGGTCATCCCCAACAACGACCCCACCGACCGCCTCAGCGAGGAGCTCAACTACATCGTCCCAGAGAGCCCGAACAAGCCGTACGACATGAAGACGATTATCAGGACGGTCCTGGACAACAACGAGTTCTTAGAGGTGCAGGAGCTGTTCGCGCCCAATGTCATCATCGGTTTCGGACGCTTGAACGGCCGCTCGGTGGGCATTGTCGCCAATCAACCCAAGCATCTGGCCGGGGTGTTGGACTGCAAGGCTTCGGTAAAGGCGGCGCGCTTTGTGCGCTTCTGCGACTGTTTCAACATCCCAGTGATCACCTTCGAGGATGTGCCCGGTTTCATGCCTGGCACGGCTCAGGAGTACAACGGCATCATTGCCCACGGCGCAAAGATGCTCTATGCGTACGCCGAGGCCACCGTGCCCAAGATCACCGTGATCACGCGCAAGGCGTATGGTGGCGCCTTCTGCGTCATGAACTCCAAGCAACTGCGCGGCGACATCATTTACGCCTGGCCCACGGCGGAGATTGCCGTCATGGGGCCGGAAGGGGCGAGCGAAATCATTTACGCCAAGGAGATTCAGGCGGCCGAGGACCCGGAGAAGAAACTGGCCGAGAAGATCCAGGAATACCGCGAAAAGTTCGCCAATCCGTACGTTGCTGCCAGCCGGGGCATGATCGACGAGGTCATCGAGCCGAAGGTGACGCGTTACAAGCTCATCAAAGCCCTGGAGATGCTGAAGAACAAGCGGGACGAGAACCCGCCCAAGAAGCACGGCAACATTCCGTTGTAGGCAAGTCAATGTTTGGAAGTCACAACATCACCGAGGCATTAGCGATCGTCGCTGCCGGCTTGGCCGTGGTCTTTGCCGGCCTGACGCTCATCTGGCTGGCTATTTCCCTATTCAATTGGTTCGCGAGCATAGCGAAGCGACGCAAGGAAGCCGCGGCGGTTCCAGAGGTGACGGTGGCAAAGGCGCCAGCAGCCGAGGTGCCCCGCGAGCACCTGTTGGCCATTGGCACGGCCGTCGAGTTGTATCGGCGCTTGCACCTGGAAGTTCCGGAAAGCGCGGTCACTTTTGAACGCGGCGACGTCCGCACCGGTTGGAAGCTCGGGTTCCGCTATGGGCAGCGCCAGCGCCCCGCGAGGTAGGAGGAGATGAAGGAAAAGAAGCTGATATTGGAGATCGAAGGAAAAGAGTACACGGTAGTCATCAGCGACTTTGGCCCGCAGGAGGCCACCATTGCGGTCGATGGCAAGCCCTACAAGGTGGCGCTCAAGGACCTGGGCAGCGAGCAGGTCGCCGAGGTAAGGCCTGCGCCTGCGCCGCCTCCCTCGGCCTTGGAGCCGCAGGTACCTGTGTTCGCCCCGGCTAAGCGCGTTGCCCCTGGTTCGCCAATCCATCGCCCGAAGACGGTCGGCAGCGACTATGCCATCGCCGCCCCTTTGCCTGGACTCATCGTCAAGATCCTGGTGCGCGATGGCGACGTGGTCAGGCGGGGTCAGGCCGTGGCCATCTTGGAAGCCATGAAAATGGAAAACGAAGTGACCTCGCAGACCGAGGGGGTGGTGATCGACGTGCGCTACCGGGAAGGGGATTCTGTCAACCAGGGTGACGTGCTCGTCCTTCTCAAGCCGGTGGAGGGATAGCATGGAGCTCTTTTTTAAACTGGTGCGCACCACCGGCTTCGCGAACATGGAGGTGGGCAACCTCCTGATGATTG contains:
- a CDS encoding zinc ABC transporter substrate-binding protein: MRVTLSIALSSFLVTGASAQQVSYVTTIQPFRFILQEVVGERAQVRALLPPGASPHTHHLRPSDIRAAQEATALFSGGHGLDDWADELPCPHKFTLLDLVPKDSLLQLGTPGNTKPAPHAHSHQGVDPHFWTDPLLVRAMLPALVDSLCKVDAAGCVVYRRNAAIFARQLDSLTTAIAAELRKARGSRVILAHPFFNYFLRRFGIEVVGTVEFAAGSEPSARDLQRLTLAVRTAGAKAIFTHPQLPDRPARVVAEAAGIPIFQLDPLGGVEGRTSYAQLLWYNARILAQVLQ
- a CDS encoding metal ABC transporter ATP-binding protein; this encodes MSRMAVEVNNLSVRFGEHVALSGVNLAIPENAFVAIVGPNGGGKSTFLKVLLGLLPPTSGSVRIWGRAPDEVSPELIGYVPQVKTMDRSFPALSIELVMTGVTRRWPWSSRRQAREEAMAALARVGAAHLAQRPLAKLSGGELQRVCLARSMVRRPKLVMLDEPATGIDAIGEADMYHMLEAYQEESGATLLMVTHDWHAATHHADLVLLLNRVQISFGPPREALHEDNLRAAFGHVGHAHELKFLMDSHG
- a CDS encoding metal ABC transporter permease codes for the protein MAELFSLPFMQRALVGGVLVGFLASYYGVFVVQRGLSFLGSGLAHAAFGGVALGLLLNTEPLWVAVPFTLLVALGIAWVHNRTKLGGDTAVGIFFSVAMALGVLFLFLRRQYTADAFTYLFGSILAVSNADLWLTGGVLVLTLVALPLWRRWSYASFDRELAQADRLPVARDDYLLILLIAVTVVVAIKVVGIVLIAAFLVVPAAAARLLARTFRQMTLLSVAIGMSSAVVGLIVSYFLDVPSGPTIILVQALVFFIAVAATSFLLRR
- a CDS encoding methylmalonyl-CoA mutase family protein, yielding MDDTGFLHDERTQWEQKVLNKVLQSHPERKASFSTGSWLPVDRLYLPTPLTPEEYQEKLGFPGQYPFTRGVQPTMYRGRLWTMRQYAGFGTAEESNARYKYLLSQGQTGLSVAFDLPTQIGYDSDDPRARGEVGKVGVAIDTLRDMEILFDGIPLDKVSTSMTINAPACVLLAFYIVVAEKQGVPPSQLEGTIQNDILKEYVARGTYIFPPKHSLRLITNIFEYCAREVPKWNTISISGYHIREAGATAVQEVAFTLANGIAYVQAALDAGLDVDRFAGRLSFFFNAYNDLFEEVAKFRAARRIWAKIMKERFGAKDPRSMMLRFHTQTGGSTLTAQQPDNNVVRVTIQTLAAVLGGTQSLHTNSRDEALSLPTEESVRIALRTQQIVAHESGVTNTVDPLAGSYYVEALTDAIESEVWKYLDEIDKMGGMVAAIEKGYVQREIQDAAYRYQREVEKGERIVVGVNAYVIDEPPPKNILRVDPNLHQVQVNKLAEVKAQRDNEAVRLKLAALREAARQPDVNVMPFVLDAARAYATLGEICNVFRQEFGEYQETVVL
- a CDS encoding cobalamin B12-binding domain-containing protein, with the protein product MAKKRIRILIAKPGLDGHDRGAKYVARALKDAGYEVIYTGIRQSPEAIANAAIQEDVDFVGLSLLSGAHNELFPEVVRLLRERGGEQIVVFGGGIIPQDDIPFLRAQGVEAIFTPGTPMSKVIEFIESNRARVENR
- the meaB gene encoding methylmalonyl Co-A mutase-associated GTPase MeaB, which encodes MNLADRVLAGETVAVARAMSWIENDHPDKESLIDALSLHCGRALVLGITGPPGSGKSSLVDRLIWQERAQGRRVGVIAVDPSSPFSGGAILGDRLRMQNHATDNGVFIRSMASRGHLGGVAGATADAIKVLDAAGFDRVLVETMGVGQSEIEVMELADIVVLVLVPGLGDEIQALKAGIMEIGDIFVVNKSDKPEAAKVRAQVEYVLGLAQERAQPPRPIVMTSALNGQGIDELVAALADYHATLVANGTLAQRRRERIARELQRIVAAKVQEKANAVLDLEGRLDAWVQCVAERRCGPYALVREGLQEFWQEHRRP